The DNA segment GGGCTACGAGCCGGCGGGCAAATAGCGCTCATTCATTGTTGAAAGCTGCGCCTCAGTCGGCCAGATCAATCGTCACCGGGGCGTGGTCAGAAACTTCCAGCGCCGCGGCGCGATCGACCTGCGCGGATTGGAATCGTTTGGCGGCGGGGGCGTTGCCCAGCAGGTAGTCGATACGCCATCCGCGATCCAACGCCCGGGCGTTGCCGCGGTTGGACCACCAGGTGTAGGGTCCGTCGATATCGCCGTGGTGCTCGCGCACGAAGTCGCGCCAGCCGGTGTCGAACAGTTCGCCGATCCACGTGCGTTCGTGCGGCAGGAAGCCGGACTGATTGGCGTTGGACTTGGCGTAGAAAATGTCCTTTTCGGTGTGCGCGATGTTGAAGTCGCCGCCGAGGATGACAGGTTGTCGCGCCTTGCGGAGTCGATCGGCCCAGGGGCGGAAGACGCCCATCCATTTCTCCTTCTCAGCTTGTCGATGTTCGCCGCTGGAGCCGGAGGGCAGATAGACGCTCACGACCTGTACGCCGCCCACGCGCACGCGCAGGACGCGCCCTTCCGGGTCGGCGGCTTCGAGGCCCGTGTCGATGAACTCGAACGGTTCGCGCGACCAGACCGCCGTGCCCGCGTAGCCGGGCCGCGCGGCGGGATGCCAGTGTACATGCCATCCCTTCGGTGCGGCCCACTCGGCGGGGAGTTTGTCGGGCGTGACGCGGATTTCCTGAAGCAAAAGCACATCGGGCGCGAGGCGTTCCAGATGCCTGTCAAAGCCCTTGCGCAGGGCTGCCCGCATGCCGTTGACGTTCCATGTCGTGATGCGCATCAGGAAAGTGTAACTTTTTTCCGCCCCCTGCGCACATCGACTCCGCAGCGGCCTATCATGCCTCACTTACCTTCTCGAGTCCCGCCAGACTCTGCTTCCGAAAATTGACGATTGGATGTTTTTATGCGTATTTCTCGTCTGATGGCGACGATGGGTTGTCTTTTTGTGCTGGCGGCCGCGTGGAGCGCCGCGGCCGCGCCGCCGCAGGTGATCTGGAACTCGCCCAGTGCCGACTCGCGCGGATCGATGCCCATTGGTAACGGCGACATCGGGGCGAACGTCTGGGTCGATCCGGGCGGCGACCTGCTGTTCTATCTGTCCAAGACCGACGCGTGGGACGAAAGCTGCCGGCTCATCAAGCTCGGACGCATCCGCGTGCATGTCGAACCGGCAATCGACATGAAGAACGTCAAGTTCACGCAGACGCTCGATCCGGTCGAGGGCGTGATTCACAACGAGATTGTGACGACGGACGGACACAAACTGATCACGCGATTCTGGATCGACGCCAATGCGCCGATCGTACATGTCGATATCGACAGCGATCCGGTGATCGGGCTGCGTGCGACGGCGGAAGTGATGCGGCCGGCGCGGCGGGAGCTGGTCGGCGGCGCGGCCGGGTCAGCGTACGGGCTGCACGGGGCGGGCGGACCGAAGGTGTTTGAGGAGGCGGACACGGTCGTGAAGGAACGCGGCGATTTCGTCAGCGTGTATCACCGTAACGAGCGCTCCATCTGGGCGGACAACATGCAGCTTCAGGCGCTGGGCGATGAAGCGGCGAAGATGATCGACCCGCTGATGCACCGCACGTTCGGTTACGCCATGCGCGGCGACGGACTAGCGCGGGCGGACGACACGGCGCTGGCGAGCACTTCGCCGCGCAGTCACTGGTCGCTTCAGATCGCGGCGCTGACGGATCAGACCGACTCCGATGACGCTTACATCGCCAAGCTGCGCGGCTCGCTCAAAACGGCGTCGCAGCAGGACGAAGCGGCGGCATGGGCGGCGCATACGAAATGGTGGCGCGCGTTCTGGAATCGAAGCTGGATCGAACCGGCGGGCGATGCGGACGCGGAGCGCGTCAGTCAGGCATACGCACTGCAGCGATGGGTCAATGCCTGCGGCGGGCGTGGGGCGATGCCCATCAAGTTCAACGGGTCGATCTTCACGATGGACACGAACGGGTACGGCGCGGACTTTCGCTTGTGGGGCGGGCCGTACTGGTGGCAGAACACGCGGCTGATGTACTGGCCGATGCTCGCGGCGGGGGATGACGATCTGATGCAGCCGCTGTTTAAGATGTATCACGATGCGCTGCCGCTGCGCGAGGCGGCGACGCGGAAGTATTACGATCACGACGGGGCGTTCTACCCGGAGACGATGTACTTCTGGGGCACGTACACCGACGCCAACTATGGTCGCAATCGTACACGCAAACCCGATGGGCTGACGGACAACGGATATATTCGCCGCTACTGGCAGGGCGGGATCGAGCAGGTCATGATGATGCTCGACTACTACGACTACACAGGCGACGCGGCGTTCCGTGACCAGACCCTGTTGCCGATGGCGATCGCGATCACGACGTTTTTTGACCAGCACTGGCCGCGCAATGAGCAGAGTCGGATCGTGTTCGAGCCGGCGCAGGCGCTGGAGACGTATTGGACGGCGAAGAACCCGATGCCGGAGGTGGCGGGTCTGCACGCGGTGTTGCCGCGGCTGATGGCGCTGCCGGTCGGGGACGATCAGCGGGCGACGTGGGCGGCGATGCTCAAGGCGCTTCCGCCGGTGCCGACGATCCAGCGCGGGGGCAAGCCGGCGCTGGCACCTGGCGCGTCGTGGTCGAATGGGCACAACATAGAAAATCCCGAGCTTTACGCGGTGTTTCCGTATCGGCTCTACACGCGGATGCAGGGCGGGGACAAGTTGGAGACGGCGCTGAACACTTGGCCCGCGCGGCGGTTCAAGGCGACGGGCTGCTGGCGTCAGGATGCGATTCAGGCAGCGCTGCTCGGGCTCAGCGATGAGGCGGCGCGACTGGCGCTGTCGAATGCAAAGGCAACGGCGCGCGGGCATCGGTTCATGGCGTTCTGGGGCAACTCATTTGACTGGACGCCTGACGAAGACCACGGCGGCGTGACGATGGAGGCGCTGCAACTGATGGCGATACAGACGGATGGGAAGCGGATATTTGTGTTGCCGGCTTGGCCGCGGAAGTGGGATGTGGACTTCAAGCTGCATGCGCCGATGCAGACGACGGTGCAAGTGCGTTACGAAGGG comes from the Planctomycetota bacterium genome and includes:
- the xth gene encoding exodeoxyribonuclease III, whose product is MRITTWNVNGMRAALRKGFDRHLERLAPDVLLLQEIRVTPDKLPAEWAAPKGWHVHWHPAARPGYAGTAVWSREPFEFIDTGLEAADPEGRVLRVRVGGVQVVSVYLPSGSSGEHRQAEKEKWMGVFRPWADRLRKARQPVILGGDFNIAHTEKDIFYAKSNANQSGFLPHERTWIGELFDTGWRDFVREHHGDIDGPYTWWSNRGNARALDRGWRIDYLLGNAPAAKRFQSAQVDRAAALEVSDHAPVTIDLAD